The window CTCCTCCTCGGTGAGATGGACTCCCACGCCGAACGTGTCTGCGCACATGCGTCGACGTTCGGACCGGAGTCGCAAATCTCCGTCGGGACGTCGCCGGGCACGCCGCTCCGTCCCGAAACCGGTAAGCCACGGGCGCCAAAACCCCTCGACAGAGGGATGGCCACCGACCCGCGCGTCTCACCGGCCGCGGCTCTCGCGACCGCGGTCGTCGCCGTGAGCGCCGGGGCAATCCTCGTCAGGCTCAGCGAGGCGCCGAGTTCGGTGGCCGCGTTCTATCGGGTGCTGTTCACGACGCTGCCGCTTCTCCCGGTCGCGCTCTGGCGGTATCGAGCCGACCTCGCCCGCATCGGGCGCCGCGACCTCGCGTTCGCGACGCTGTCCGGTGTCGCGCTCGCGCTCCACTTCGCCGCGTGGTTCGAGAGCCTGGAGTGGACGAGCGTCGCGGCGAGCGTCACGCTCGTTCAGGCGCAGCCGGTGTTCGTCGCGCTCGGCGCATGGGTGCTCCTCAGGGAGCGAGTGACCCGCCGGATGGCCGTCGGCATCGCGGTCGCGATCGCGGGGATGGTCGCGATGTCCCTCGGCGACCTCCTCGGCGGGGTGCTCGTCGGCCCCCGACCGCTCTACGGAAACGGCCTGGCGCTGTTCGGCGCGGTGACGGCGGCCGGCTACGTCCTCGCGGGGCGAGCGCTTCGGCAGCGCGTCTCGCTCGTTCCGTACGTGGTCGTCGTCTACGGGGTGTGTACCGTCTCGCTCTTTCTGCTCGTCCTCGCGGAAGGCCACCCGCTGACGGGGTACCCGTCTCGCGAGTGGGCGCTCTTCGCCGGACTCGCGCTCGGGCCGGGGCTGCTCGGGCACACTGTCCTCAACTGGGCGCTCGCGCACGTCGAGTCGAGCGTGGCGTCCGTGTCGCTGCTGGGCGAACCGGTCGGCGCGACGGTGCTCGCGTTCCTCGTCCTGGCCGAAGTGCCGACGCCGGTCACGCTGGTCGGCGGCGCCGTCGTCCTCGCCGGGATCGCGCTGACGTCGACGGGGACGACCGGCTGACGTTCTCACGGCCGATATTCGCGCGTCAACGTTGAAATACGGCCGTCGACGCGTTCCCGTATGCACCGTCGTTCAGTCGTCGCCTACGTGGGCGAGGACACGGACGTACGCGACCGCGTCGCCGACGCGGTGGAGGCCGCGTGGAGCGGGTCCGGGTCGGTGGGGTATCGGCCGATCGCTCCCCCCGAGTTGGCGGCTGTCGCGGAGGACGCTCCCTCGCCGCTGGCCGACGTCTGCGGGATCGTCACCACGAGCGACGCGCTCGAGACGGGCGTCGTGGGGGATCGCCTCGCGGCGACACCAGAGAGCGTCCCGGTCGTCGTCGCCGTCGAGGATCCGGGGATCGAAACGCTCCGCGCGGTCCTCGACACGGGCGTCGACGACGTCGTCGCCGTCGAACGCGACGGCCGATCTGGAACCGAACCGGACGGTGCCGCGACCGAGCCCCTCGTCGAGCGGCTTCGAGAGGGGATCGATCCCGCGCTGACCCGGCTCGGCTCTGACGACGTCGCGCGGCTCCGGGAAGTGCTGCTGGACGCGGGAACGACCCTGATGAGCACCCGGTCGGACGAGGTCGAGACGAAGATCGTCTGGACGATGGAGAACGTCGGTCGGCAGGTCGGGGTCGATCGAATCGTCTGTTATCTGGAGGACGGCGACGCGTTCGAGCCGGCGTATCACTGGTCGTCCGGCGAGTGCGATCCCGGCCCGAAACCGTTCGCGGCGTTCCCCGACCCGGAGGGGCTCTCCACGTTCGAGAACGTCGTTCGCCCGCCGGTCCCCGCCGAGGGCGCGGACGAGAGGAGCGCGGATACCGAGCCCTCGCCGGCGACGGTCCACGTCCCGCTCGTCAGCGACTGGGAGCTGATCGGCGTCCTCGCGTTCGAGGCCGACGACTCCCGCGCGTGGACCGAAGAGGAGGTCGCCGCGTACCGTACCTTCGGCGACCTGATCGCTCACACCATCGCGCGGAACGAGCGCCGGCTCGAACTCCGCCGCCAGACGGAGCGGCTCGAGCAGTTCAGCGCGGTCGTCTCGCACGACCTCCGGAACCCGCTCAACGTCCTCTCCGGATACCTCGACCTCGTCGAGGACGACGTCGCCCGGCCGAAGTACGAGGCGATGGAGCGCGCGGTGCTCCGGATGGAGACGCTCATCGACGACCTGCTCATGCTCGCGAAGCGCGGCGACGCGATCGACGAGACGGAGTCCGTCCCGGTGGCGTCGATCGCCGAGGACGCTTGGAACTCGGTCAGAGCGCCGAGAGCGACACTGGCGGTCGGGGACGACGTCGGTCACATCGAGGCCGATCCCGGCCGCCTGCGACAGCTCTTCGAGAACCTCTTCCGGAACGCCGTCGACCACGGCGGCCCTGACGTCACCATCGAGGTCGGGACTGACGGGGACCGCTCCGGCGCGCGCGGGCTGGTCGTCGCCGACGACGGGCCGGGGGTCCCGCCCGAGGCGCGCGACTCGCTGTTCGACTCGGGGTTCTCGACCGCCGGGAGCTCCGGGCTCGGACTCGCGATCGTCGACCGGATCGCCGACGCGCACGGGTGGGAGCTGGACGTCCACAACGACGGCGGCGCGGTGTTCGAGCTCTCCTTCGGAACGGAGGCGGCGACCGCTCCCGCCTGACATCGAGAACCGCCTGTTCTCCCGGCCGTTACGACTCGAACCGAGCGATCGTTCGTCGGTGCCGGTCGCGGAACATCCCCTCGAATCCGACCTTCGCGAACGGTCCGGCGAGGTCGCCGAGGGGACCGAGCGGCAGCCGGTACGAAACGGTGTCGACGAGGAGCGTCTCCTCGCCGTCGGCGTAGAAGGCGTGGGTGTGCTCCCACCGTCGGAAGGGACCGCCGACCATCTCGTCGACGAAGCGTGCGCTCTCATCGACCGGCGCGTCGCCGTCGGGCTCTCGCTCCACTATCCGAGAGACCCATCGCTGTCTGGGGCCGACGTCGAACGGTCGCATCGACATCCGTATCCGCGACCCTTCGGCGAGCACCTCCGGATCCGGCTCCCCGTCCGGCCCCTCGACGCCGGCGATGCGGAGGTTCATCCAGTCCGGCGTGAGCTCGCGGAGGCCGTCGATCGTGGAGTGAAACGCCCACACCTCGTCGATGGGTGCGGGAACGCGGGTCGTCCGGCGGTACGTCGGCATACCCTCGCTACGTGGCGACCGGGCAAAAACCCCCCTTCGCCCCTCGGCGTTGCCGGCGTTCCGTCGGCGTCGGCAGGCTCGCGGTCCCGGCGCCGCCGGTACCGAAACGCGAATATGGTCGCGACCCAACCCAGTTCGTAATGGAACGAGGCGCAATCGACGTCGCGGACCTGTCCGGCGCGTTCGACCTCCAGGCGACCGTCGAGAGCGGGCAGAGCTACCTGTGGAACCGCGCCGACGGCGACACCTACGCCGACCTCCACGCCCACGGCGGCGAGGAGTGGTACGAGACCGTCGTCACCCCGATCCCCGGCGTCGTCGACGAGCGCGTCCCCCTGCGGGTCAGACAAGAGGGCGGCGTCCACGAGGGGACGCTCCGCTGGGAGTCGACGACCGACGCCGTCCCGCTCCTCGAACACCTGTTCCGGCTCGACGACGACCTCGACGCGATCCTCGACGCGACCCCGGACCTCCCGCTCCTCGAACGGGCGTACGACGCGTACGAGGGGATGCGGCTCACGCGGGACCCCGTGTTCCCGTGTCTGATCTCCTTTATCTGCTCGGCGCAGATGCGCGTCGCGCGGATCCACGGGATGCAGCGCCGCCTCCGGGAGACGTACGGCGACGCCGTCGAACTTGACGGAGAGGCGTACCGCGCGTTCCCGACGCCCGAGCAGCTCGCCGCCCGATCGGAGGAGGAACTGCGCGATCTCTCGCTGGGCTACCGCGCGCCCTACGTCCAGCGGACGGCCGCGATGGTCGCGTCGGGCGAAGCGGATCCGCTGGCGGCCGCGGACCTCCCGTACGAGGAGGCGCGCGAGTCGCTGACGCGGTTCGTCGGCGTCGGGGACAAAGTCGCCGACTGCGTGCTACTGTTCTCGCTCGGCTTCCTCGAGGCGGTCCCGCTCGACACCTGGATCCGGACGACCATCGAAGAGTACTACCCCGACTGCGAGCGCGGCAACTACGCCGAGACGTCGCGGGCGATCCGTGACCGCTTCGGCGGCGAGTACGCCGGGTACGCCCAGACGTACGTGTTTTACTACCTCCGCGCGGGCGGCGAGTGAATCCGGAGGGTCGCGCACGCGGTCGGCGACCCCGTCGCTCCGCAGCATCCCCGCTCTGACGTTTCGACGTTTCGACCTGTCGGCCGA is drawn from Halorubrum sp. CBA1229 and contains these coding sequences:
- a CDS encoding DMT family transporter, whose protein sequence is MATDPRVSPAAALATAVVAVSAGAILVRLSEAPSSVAAFYRVLFTTLPLLPVALWRYRADLARIGRRDLAFATLSGVALALHFAAWFESLEWTSVAASVTLVQAQPVFVALGAWVLLRERVTRRMAVGIAVAIAGMVAMSLGDLLGGVLVGPRPLYGNGLALFGAVTAAGYVLAGRALRQRVSLVPYVVVVYGVCTVSLFLLVLAEGHPLTGYPSREWALFAGLALGPGLLGHTVLNWALAHVESSVASVSLLGEPVGATVLAFLVLAEVPTPVTLVGGAVVLAGIALTSTGTTG
- a CDS encoding GAF domain-containing sensor histidine kinase, whose translation is MHRRSVVAYVGEDTDVRDRVADAVEAAWSGSGSVGYRPIAPPELAAVAEDAPSPLADVCGIVTTSDALETGVVGDRLAATPESVPVVVAVEDPGIETLRAVLDTGVDDVVAVERDGRSGTEPDGAATEPLVERLREGIDPALTRLGSDDVARLREVLLDAGTTLMSTRSDEVETKIVWTMENVGRQVGVDRIVCYLEDGDAFEPAYHWSSGECDPGPKPFAAFPDPEGLSTFENVVRPPVPAEGADERSADTEPSPATVHVPLVSDWELIGVLAFEADDSRAWTEEEVAAYRTFGDLIAHTIARNERRLELRRQTERLEQFSAVVSHDLRNPLNVLSGYLDLVEDDVARPKYEAMERAVLRMETLIDDLLMLAKRGDAIDETESVPVASIAEDAWNSVRAPRATLAVGDDVGHIEADPGRLRQLFENLFRNAVDHGGPDVTIEVGTDGDRSGARGLVVADDGPGVPPEARDSLFDSGFSTAGSSGLGLAIVDRIADAHGWELDVHNDGGAVFELSFGTEAATAPA
- a CDS encoding SRPBCC family protein → MPTYRRTTRVPAPIDEVWAFHSTIDGLRELTPDWMNLRIAGVEGPDGEPDPEVLAEGSRIRMSMRPFDVGPRQRWVSRIVEREPDGDAPVDESARFVDEMVGGPFRRWEHTHAFYADGEETLLVDTVSYRLPLGPLGDLAGPFAKVGFEGMFRDRHRRTIARFES
- a CDS encoding DNA glycosylase, whose amino-acid sequence is MERGAIDVADLSGAFDLQATVESGQSYLWNRADGDTYADLHAHGGEEWYETVVTPIPGVVDERVPLRVRQEGGVHEGTLRWESTTDAVPLLEHLFRLDDDLDAILDATPDLPLLERAYDAYEGMRLTRDPVFPCLISFICSAQMRVARIHGMQRRLRETYGDAVELDGEAYRAFPTPEQLAARSEEELRDLSLGYRAPYVQRTAAMVASGEADPLAAADLPYEEARESLTRFVGVGDKVADCVLLFSLGFLEAVPLDTWIRTTIEEYYPDCERGNYAETSRAIRDRFGGEYAGYAQTYVFYYLRAGGE